The Apostichopus japonicus isolate 1M-3 chromosome 6, ASM3797524v1, whole genome shotgun sequence genome contains a region encoding:
- the LOC139969247 gene encoding rhodopsin, GQ-coupled-like isoform X2, which yields MIICNCPIMLLSIHYGYWHLGASLCNIYAFLGSIFSFVSIGSMAAIALDRYYVICHCFHALMNVSRSRTMVIIFLVWLYACLWSVPPFMGIGAYVEEGYGIGCTFDYITRDLTTQIHIALLYVGGFALPILTIIICYVKIVLTVRKHRREIESYSAMPALSKDQKSSTQSKQTSMAIKKRGATTKFSRLMAHYQLSRVGIIATVIFSLSWGPYAIIALYSQFQQNNQTLNSPFQVMPVVFAKMSCIWNPFVYALSHKRFKKALIQTTRSFFRCSNTRASTHTDSQQMNIENSASASSIRNRSYVLHSSELSKSSQGINPNQKQRAKTPVGYRHSDPGGNLSQHKHDLEIDTNTSTKLEGSKEIALEVISGSSSLRDGVHRSSWHAAHQRGHISSVIGNNYV from the exons TGTGCAATATCTATGCATTCCTGGGATCCATCTTCAGTTTCGTGTCAATAGGCAGCATGGCCGCAATAGCCTTAGACAG ATATTACGTTATTTGCCACTGCTTTCACGCTCTGATGAATGTGTCGAGAAGTAGGACGATGGTGATCATCTTTCTGGTCTGGTTGTACGCTTGTCTGTGGAGTGTACCTCCATTCATGGGGATTGGCGCCTACGTAGAGGAAGGCTATGGGATTGGATGTACCTTTGATTACATAACGAGGGACTTGACCACTCAGATACACATTGCGTTACTGTACGTAGGTGGTTTCGCCTTACCGATATTAACCATCATTATTTGCTACGTGAAAATAGTGTTAACTGTGCGTAAACATAGAAGAGAAATTGAAAGCTATTCTGCCATGCCCGCATTGAGTAAGGATCAGAAAAGTAGCACGCAGAGTAAACAAACAAGCATGGCCATTAAAAAAAGAGGCGCTACTACGAAATTCTCGCGACTCATGGCTCATTATCAACTCTCTCGGGTCGGAATCATAGCGACGGTCATTTTCTCATTATCATGGGGTCCATACGCAATAATAGCTCTCTACAGTCAATTTCAACAGAATAACCAAACTTTGAATTCTCCATTTCAAGTCATGCCAGTTGTCTTTGCAAAGATGTCGTGTATTTGGAATCCTTTCGTTTATGCCTTGTCTCACAAACGTTTCAAGAAAGCATTGATCCAGACGACCAGATCCTTTTTCAGATGCAGCAACACTCGTGCGTCGACGCACACCGACAGCCAGCAAATGAATATCGAAAACTCGGCAAGTGCATCGTCAATACGAAATCGCTCTTACGTATTGCATTCCTCCGAACTGTCCAAATCTAGTCAAGGTATAAACCCGAATCAGAAGCAGAGAGCGAAAACTCCTGTCGGCTATAGACATTCCGACCCAGGAGGTAATCTGAGTCAACACAAGCACGATTTGGAGATTGACACCAACACCTCTACCAAATTGGAGGGGTCCAAAGAAATTGCTCTCGAAGTGATATCTGGTAGTTCTTCACTGAGGGATGGAGTTCACAGAAGTAGTTGGCATGCAGCGCATCAGCGAGGGCATATTAGTAGTGTTATTGGGAACAATTATGTTTAG